One part of the Coffea eugenioides isolate CCC68of chromosome 10, Ceug_1.0, whole genome shotgun sequence genome encodes these proteins:
- the LOC113749235 gene encoding stromal 70 kDa heat shock-related protein, chloroplastic-like, which translates to MASSSAAAAAATQFQNPFLHYKTPFLGNKLSPNGSRISFCNFKPRSSNNGRKPQFYRPLRVVNEKVVGIDLGTTNSAVAAMEGGKPTIVSNAEGQRTTPSVVAYTKNGDRLVGQIAKRQAVVNPENTFFSVKRFVGRKMSEVDEESKQVSYKVVRDENGNVKLECPAIGKRFAPEEISAQVLRKLVDDASKFLNDKVTKAVITVPAYFNDSQRTATKDAGRIAGLDVLRIINEPTAASLAYGFEKKNNETILVFDLGGGTFDVSVLEVGDGVFEVLSTSGDTHLGGDDFDKRVVDWLAEDFKRNEGIDLLKDKQALQRLTETAEKAKIELSSLTQTNISLPFITATADGPKHIETTLTRAKFEELCSDLLDRLKTPVQTSLRDAKLSFNDIDEVILVGGSTRIPAVQDLVRKLTSKEPNVTVNPDEVVALGAAVQAGVLAGDVSDIVLLDVTPLSLGLETLGGVMTKIIPRNTTLPTSKSEVFSTAADGQTSVEINVLQGEREFVRDNKSLGSFRLDGIPPAPRGVPQIEVKFDIDANGILSVTAVDKGTGKKQDITITGASTLPKDEVDKMVQEAEKFSKEDKEKREAIDTKNQADSIIYQTEKQLKELGEKVPAAVKEKVEAKLTELKDAVSGGSTQAIKDAMAALNQEVMQLGQSLYGQPGAPGDGPTPGADAGASGSTGKSSGGDDGDVIDADFSESK; encoded by the exons ATGGCGTCTTcatcagcagcagcagcagcagcaacccAATTTCAGAACCCATTTTTGCATTATAAAACTCCATTTTTAGGCAATAAATTGAGCCCAAATGGCAGTAGAATTTCTTTCTGTAATTTTAAGCCAAGAAGCAGTAATAATGGCAGAAAACCTCAGTTCTACAGGCCTTTGAGGGTAGTGAATGAAAAGGTTGTTGGGATTGATTTGGGGACAACGAATTCAGCAGTGGCTGCCATGGAAGGAGGGAAGCCTACTATAGTTAGTAATGCTGAAGGGCAAAGAACGACGCCTTCTGTGGTGGCCTATACCAAAAACGGGGATAGATTGGTTGGGCAGATTGCAAAAAGGCAGGCTGTGGTGAATCCTGAAAACACGTTTTTCTCTGTGAAGAGGTTTGTTGGAAGGAAGATGTCTGAGGTGGATGAAGAATCTAAGCAGGTTTCGTATAAAGTTGTGAGAGATGAGAATGGGAATGTTAAACTTGAGTGCCCTGCTATTGGTAAAAGGTTTGCCCCTGAAGAGATTTCTGCACAG gTATTGAGGAAACTAGTTGATGATGCATCAAAGTTCTTAAATGATAAAGTAACCAAGGCAGTGATTACTGTCCCAGCATATTTTAATGACTCACAAAGAACTGCAACCAAAGATGCTGGTCGGATTGCTGGTTTGGATGTCCTCAGGATCATCAATGAGCCAACTGCTGCATCGTTGGCTTATGGATTTGAGAAGAAGAATAATGAAACCATTCTGGTATTTGACCTTGGAGGTGGTACATTTGATGTGTCAG TTCTTGAGGTGGGAGATGGAGTGTTTGAAGTCCTTTCAACCTCAGGTGATACACATTTAGGTGGTGATGACTTTGACAAG CGAGTCGTAGATTGGCTTGCTGAGGACTTTAAGAGGAATGAAGGAATAGATCTTCTGAAAGATAAACAAGCTCTTCAACGTCTAACAGAGACAGCTGAGAAGGCAAAAATAGAATTGTCTTCTTTGACCCAAACTAATATTAG TCTGCCTTTTATTACTGCTACTGCAGATGGTCCAAAACATATTGAAACGACACTTACAAGGGCCAAATTTGAAGAATTATGCTCAGATTTACTAGACCG GCTAAAGACACCTGTTCAGACTTCCTTAAGGGATGCGAAGCTTTCCTTCAATGATATCGATGAAGTAATTCTTGTTGGTGGGTCAACAAGAATACCTGCTGTCCAGGACCTTGTCAGAAAGCTGACTAGCAAGGAGCCTAATGTTACTGTGAACCCTGATGAAGTTGTTGCTCTTGGAGCTGCAGTACAG GCTGGGGTCTTAGCTGGAGATGTTAGTGACATTGTTCTCCTGGATGTGACTCCATTGTCTCTTGGCCTTGAAACCTTGGGTGGTGTAATGACTAAAATCATCCCCAGGAATACAACCTTACCAACTTCCAAGTCAGAGGTCTTCTCTACAGCAGCAGATGGACAGACAAGCGTCGAAATTAATGTGTTGCAAGGTGAAAGAGAGTTTGTGAGAGACAATAAATCTCTTGGAAGCTTTCGTTTAGATGGTATCCCACCAGCTCCTCGTGGTGTTCCCCAAATCGAGGTCAAATTTGATATTGATGCCAATGGTATCTTATCTGTTACTGCTGTTGACAAGGGTACTGGAAAGAAGCAAGACATAACTATTACTGGTGCCAGCACTTTACCCAAAGATGAG GTGGATAAGATGGTTCAGGAGGCTGAAAAGTTTTCAAAGGAGGACAAGGAGAAGAGGGAAGCAATTGACACCAAGAACCAAGCGGACTCCATCATCTACCAAACTGAAAAGCAGCTGAAGGAATTAGGAGAAAAAGTCCCTGCTGCCGTCAAAGAGAAGGTGGAGGCTAAATTGACAGAGCTAAAGGATGCAGTATCTGGTGGCTCGACCCAAGCCATTAAGGATGCCATGGCTGCACTAAACCAGGAAGTGATGCAACTCGGACAATCTTTGTATGGCCAGCCGGGCGCTCCAGGAGATGGACCTACACCTGGTGCTGATGCTGGAGCATCTGGTTCAACAGGTAAATCATCTGGTGGAGATGATGGTGATGTTATTGATGCAGACTTCAGCGAGAGCAAATGA